GCCGGCCGTGTGTGGTGCGGCGACGGGATCTTCTCGAAGCGCCACAAGAACGGCCGAGAATGGTTCTACATCCGGTATCCGACGACGCCGGGCCACCGGCGCGTCGAGAAGGCTGGGCTCAAGGCGAGCCAAGCCCGGCGCCTCTTACGGAAACGCCTCGGTCAGGTCGCTTCCGAACAGTACCGGGATCCGCGCGACGTCGTCCGGGCCGTGGGCCCGACCTTCCAGAAGTTCGCCGCGCGATTCCTCGCGGAGCACCCCGGGCGGCGCCGCTCGAACCACTACCCCGTGAACGTCCGCGAGCTGGTGAAGCACTTTGGAGCCCGCCGCCTCAAGGAGATCACCAGGGCGGACCTCGACGCCTACCGCCTGGCGCTCGAGACGACCGCGAGGCCGGGTCGCGTCCTCGGAAAGCGGAAGCAGAAGGAGCTGAACCGAGAGCGCGCGATCCTCCCGCCGCTGTCGCCGACGACGATCCTCAAGCGGCTCCGCGTCCTGCATCGGATGTTCCGCCTCGCGGTGCGCTGGGGTGTCGTCGATCGCAACCCGGCCGCGGATCTAGAGAAGCCGGCGGCGTCGAAGGGCCGGACACGCTACCTGACACGGGAGGAATTCGACCGCCTCGAGGCGACCGCTCCGCCATGGGTCCGGCCCTTCCTCCGGCTCGCCGTCTCGACGGGAATGAGGCTCGGGGAGCTGGCGCAACTGACTTGGGGCGACGTGGACTTCTCCGCCGGCGTGTTGCACGTTCCGATG
The genomic region above belongs to Terriglobia bacterium and contains:
- a CDS encoding site-specific integrase, which gives rise to MITENRAATSGPDKAGRVWCGDGIFSKRHKNGREWFYIRYPTTPGHRRVEKAGLKASQARRLLRKRLGQVASEQYRDPRDVVRAVGPTFQKFAARFLAEHPGRRRSNHYPVNVRELVKHFGARRLKEITRADLDAYRLALETTARPGRVLGKRKQKELNRERAILPPLSPTTILKRLRVLHRMFRLAVRWGVVDRNPAADLEKPAASKGRTRYLTREEFDRLEATAPPWVRPFLRLAVSTGMRLGELAQLTWGDVDFSAGVLHVPMDTKTGTRTVPMSEAAKAVLEDLRSGRAEQAKELNRLSLHVLVDASGQDYSSSERRSWVSETTRKASVGAGLERLGLHVLRHTFASWAVHAGEHLSAVQKVLGHSSPILTERYVHLAPQHLRGVATAVDRVLGTDSATQAATQDQTGADRVVRRRSNVKHSVS